One Sparus aurata chromosome 23, fSpaAur1.1, whole genome shotgun sequence genomic window, TCAATGAATTTGGTGAGGTAAGTGTTCCAGATGTCATAAACGTTTGGCCACCTGAAGAGAGCGATACCACGCTCATATGCCTGAAAAGATATTGAAAAATACATCGGAGAATTGGTTAAATGTGTGGTACGTTGACAAAGGCAAGAATACATACTGACATGAAATGTTGGTGTAGTTCATTAGTGGCATGTTCTTACTTTGAAGCTTTCCTCAAAGTAGTTGTGCTCTTCGAGGAACATGGCATAATTGATGATGATCTGTGGCGTGGCGATGCGGAGGTCAATAATGCGGTCATACACTGCTTTTGTAGACTAGGGACACAAAAGGAAAATGGAGGAAGAATTACACTCCACATATACAACTCGGAGACAAATGAAAGGTCAAAAGCACACAGTGGATCAGGATTCTAAGACCAAGACCAAAAATCTAAGCATTTTCATGCCATGTGATGTATACCTATTTCATTACAGTGGCTCATATGTAGTAATATACAAAGACATGTAAAGAACATACCTGGAAAGTGCCAAGGCTCTCCTCCAAGTCTGCCAGCATAGACCAGACCTTCAAGGATTTGTAGACTCTGTTTTGGACTGGCTCAGACACGTCAAAGTACTCCGCTTTCTTAGATGGGATGGCTGTAGCTTtctatattaaaatattatttttttaaaagtattacTTACAACTATGTGCACAAAGCATTCTAATACAAAGTGGTctcatatttaaaggtgcaatcaGTAATATTCTACTATTTTCCTTAAATTGCCATAATTCATGAGCAGGGACAAATATTGCTATTTCTCTGTTGCTTAGATTTCACAATCTCTGAACACGCAGAGCTGTCCTAAATTTATTTTGCTTTCAATACTTTAATATCAAAGTGCCCTAAGTGATACTGTGTGCACTATGCATTTGGTTTAGTTTACCCCAAACAAAAGTGAACATTTGTGTAATGTCTGAGAGGTGGAGAGAGCTTCCACAAAGCAATCAACAATATGTAATGTTTTTGCTCGACAATATCCAAGCTGAGATTTACACATTGATGCCAACCGTATACACCAAGCACCCTTATAATCTGCAGCCTAAGGTTTTATCTACAGAATATTGTTTCAGTTCCCAGGTGGCAAGTTAAAAAGACGATCAGCTGATACTGAATATGCTTTAAAATACCGCTGGCTCACatgttgttgtagtttctcaGTCCAGCCACTAGATGTTACTCAATATCTAGTGTAAATGGTACTACTTTACTACTGACTGCACCAACAACTATGACTGCAGAGGAGATACAAATGTCTTACCCTCAGTATGCGCAGTGCCTGTTCATAGTTCTCGTGCCGGAGCTCCATCTCTCCATATTCACACCACACTGCAGCAAGGTCATCCACCTGCTTGTAGTTCACCTTGGTGGCCTTCTCAAAAATTGTCCTGGCCTGAGAGATAGACATTTGActtaaaacataacaaaagaaaaagaatttgAACCTGATTTGCTTAGAGTATCCACAAACCCTGTGAGAAGACCAACTTACATCATCCAGCTGCTCATTTTCCTCATAGAATTTAGCAAATGAAACCCAGAGAGAGTGAGGCTTCCCTGTTGCCTTCATTGGATCCACAGTCTGTACTGCCTCAGTGTATGTGTTGATGATCTGAAGAGGGTTGCACAAGACTGAGATGCAGAAGTTTGCAGAAATTTGATACCATTATTAATTCTGTTCTTTGTTTCAAAAAAACTCACCTGCCGTGGATTGCCGTCATACAGTTTTACCCGCTTGTGCCACTCATGGACATTATGAGGATTCTGCCGCAGCAGCACACTATTCAACAGGAGGGGGCGCCGAGCTATCAGCTGCTCAAAGCGGGCCAGTCTAAGCTCCAGGTCAATATCATCTTAGAGAAGAAGGACAAAGAGTAAGGTAAGTAATGGATGACATGTGAATTAAACACAAAGACTTTTGCCAATATCAATGACTCCAAACACACCATCTTCATCCTGCCCCATCTCAGCAGTGGTCTCCATCTTCGCTGCGATCATGCTCTCTTCAAACTGGGCATAGCTATCAAACACTTGTGTGAAATCCCTTACTGTTACAACTGTAAGGATGGCCTCTTCATATACATCACGGGcctgaggaagaaaagaaacatcaaTAGTCCCAATCAGTCACACAGTCAAACTAGAGTTGTGTCTATATACCAATGGGCCAACTAGCTTGACACAAAGCTAGAgggaaaaatgtgttaaaatggaaacagacaactttccAGCCCATAGCTTTTCCATGTGTATTATTGGTAAAGAAAACTGGATCACTTTCCATTTTCCTCAGCACAACCACACAGGGCAAATACTTATTGTTCATTAATCTGGTCTTAAATTGAGACGAGAAAGCAGACAGTAACGATGCCCAccagtcagccttcattttcccAAGAGATTTCGTGCTCACTGGGAGACAAAAGCAAGGTTTATAGGGAATCAATTTAAACACCAATAGTGTCATTATTTCACAACCATTAAATTgtgcaataaacatttacttcataatgatgagTTAAAGCAAAACAACTATTAACTACGAAAAATCTATTGCCTGTTTAAGTGCTATGATGTGCGGAGAAATTAAAGTTATTCAGAAAAAACCCACCTTCTCAAAGTGGCCACTCCTGATGTAATAGTCAGCTAAAGAGCACCAGAGCTTTCCAAGTTGGTCTGTGAAGCGAGTGAGGCCTCCTCGGATGATGGCTCCTACATTCAGAGAGGTCACCTTATCAGGGTTCTGAGAGATCAGGTCGCATAGCTCATGCCACAGCTGtccaacaaataaacacagaaagaacATTTATCCATTTGCATGGTCAGCTTAAAAAACATGCATATTTAGAGGTGCTTGGAATGAGGAGAAATTCTTACTTGATAGTTAGATTTGCCCTCTTTGGACACAAAGCTTTCATCATTGACAATAGCTGCTAGTCGCACAGCTGCTTCATCCAAGCGGCCAACAGACCGTAAGTAGTCAATGTATTCCTCAGCATTCTCTGGAGAAAGCTAAATGGtacaaagagcaaaaaaaaatgttcacttaAATTTGAAGGTCTTAATCTATTGACAGCCTCCCATTTCAGAAGTTATTCCACAAATAAATAGTAatccttttttattgttttttttcacatgattTTTAAGGACATGTGTTTGACCTCTTAATCAACATAAATGCTCAATAAAGCCTCCTTTCTCATAATCAAAAAGATGTTTCACCAGTCATCCAGAGTGACTTGGAGAAACATCCTtgagatgaaaacagaaaatctaGTAACCTTTGACATGGCAGAGAATCCACATCAATAAGTTGCAAATAAAGGTACACAAATACAACTGAACGCTGCTGCATGCAACAAATTTGTGTACTATAGTCTCACCTTGAGGTACCTGCGGTACACCCGGATGGCTGTCTCGGGCAGAGGCAGGTTACGGACAAAGCGGAGGTACAGAGGCCAGACCCGCGGATGCTGAGTAACTGGAAGAGCTCTGAGTGCACGGTCAAATGTTTGACGACTTCTTGTTATCTTGCACTGAGACACAAGGAACTGGCAGTAATCAAGCCATATTCTAGGCATCTGGTCAGAGGAAAAACATCTGATCAGTGTCAAGCACATTTTCTAGATGACAATGTAATATTATTTTGTATCGTCAAGTGGTTCAATGTGGAGTGCTATAGGAGGTATTACCTTATGCATGAACACCAATGCCCTTTCATGGCAATTATTGACCTCTTCATAGCCTGGTTCAGTGATACCTTTCCCTTTGACTTGTTTCCGCCTCTCTCTTAGATAATTGTACCACAGTTTATAGCTGTCAAAAAAGGGTTAGATCATGAGCAATAGTTATTGTACAAAATCTTAACACTCACTTGATCATCTTGACCCTATCACCTAAATGAAAGCCAATGTACTTATCCAATCTTTCAACGAGAACAACAACAATCCCTGTGAAATGTCCAATCTCTATTTCAAAGCTATTATATTCTTGCATGTTCAGATGTGGTTGCAGTCATTTGTGGATTTTAATTACAAGGTCGACGCTTTCTTTATAACATTCCCCTGTATGTTGAATTACCTGCCAGGCAGCTCTTTCAGAGCCCGCTCATAAATCATGTTGAGGATGGATTTTTGTCCGCTCTGCTTGAATTCGATGTAACGCATCCAGCACTTGACTGAATACGGGTTCCTGATAATCTCCTCCTCATAAGGCAGATCATCGTCCTCCTAAGAAAGCCAGAGATCACAGAACGTAACATGTCAAGTACAACTGTAATAACTTTTGAAAGAGTTTCGCTTGctaaagctaacattagcgagACAGCATAACGTCACAAAAACGTTGACATCGTTTCATCCGTAGATCGTAAATTAATCATTGTTATTAAAATAACGGCGATCGAACGAAGAATAACTGCTTTGAACTAGGAACTTCAATAATTTAACAACAATTTAGGGGTCAAGCATGTCTGACAACAAGTCTGTCATTTCTAGCAACAAGCTAACTTCACGACTGCTACAtcccagctaacgttagcactcGAGTTAAagtaagctagctaacattagttgaCAACAAAGGCTGTTAGACAACACTTAAATGACCGTGTGTAGCTTACAAACATAACATCAGGTTTTCCATTTAGCGAAGGCATTTCATCCAAGAGAAATTGGCCGTTAGAGATGCAAAGTaatgctaactgtagctaatACTGGTTGAAGACAACTCAAAGCGTGTACTCCTCAATACTACTTCCGGCTTCGTGACATCACGCGCACACGGTACGTCCGTCTCATGAACGTATGCTCCGTCTTTCGCCAAGGGGGATGTGCTCTCTGTTCAGTTTGTTATGTTGCAGAATTGCAACAACGACCAAAACGTCCCTGGCCTGATTTTCATGAAATTTAGCGGAAGGAGAGGGTCGAGCATGGTCCCAGGGAGAACCCATTTGAATTTGGAGCGGATCCGAATCACGCGGCAGATAAACTTTTATGCTGCTGTCAACAACACTTGAGAAATGTTAGTCAGCTGAAATAGGCACAGTGCAGAACTGAACAGTAAGTCATTATGGCTCAAGTGACAGCTGGGATGAACAGGCCTGGAACATGAGCTTATTGTACTTGTAAACAATCTTGTCGACCACGACTTTTTAAAACTCTTATGAGGGGgtagcttttttttctccattacaAATGTGCGTCACAACATTTTACAATGAAGCCACCTTTAAGCAAATTTAGCAAAACGTTTAGCAAGTAATTGTTTTTCTGTAAGGGTAAAATGTTTGTCTACATTATGAGTCaccatttcattatttttccatAACAGTGAAAGTGCCCGGCTGTAAATCTTGACACGTTTAGGACTGCTAGATACAGATAATCAGAGCTGTGTGAGTAAATAAGATGCCATAATGTTGAGTAGCCTAAATACTTTGGTGAGTTTCCAAACGTACCAGTGCTGTTCAGTCCGTTGTTAAAGGTTAAAAGGTTGTAAACTCTATTTTTAATTCAAAGAAATATTAATGTATAAATAATCGAAGTACTCCTGAAAGGCATTTGTTTAGCTAGCGATTGTTTAGATTATATAGGTTGATTTATTGTGGAACCAATGCCAGCAATGTCTCAAAACCAGAGACATAGTTTTTCAAGGACACTGAGTTTCCATAACAGCAACAATATCCTTAGAATCAAATGTAGCGCTGGGATAAAGATCTTTGAAATCTGAGTGGGACTTATTATAGGTCTTATCTCAGCCTTGTTGGCAAATGTTCTAGTCCTTTTAAGGCAAGGTGTAATACCACTTGAACTTTATGGAAAGGGCCTTACATTCAGTTTTATTAGAGAAATATGAGATGGGCCAATGTCCTGCAACCATATACCAGCACCACTTGAATGCTTCTCCAAAATTAAGTTCCATTCCTGGCTATGAGCATGTCTAATTGCAAGGGTAAGTGGAGACGGCCGTAGGGACCACTcattataaaatggtgaaaTCCTTCTCTAGTCAAGTCAGAATCTAAATTTAAGTAAATTATTTATTGGAGCAAAGTGGTTCAAAAACATGTGTATGCATTGCACAGCATCTATTTTGGGACGTACTTTGGACATTACCATCGCTCTTACATTTTATGAGCAGAAATCACGTCCAATGTGTCTCTTTTAAAGATGTTGCATTATGATACTAATATTAAAGgaccttttcttcaaaatgtatATATGGTATGTGAGGAACTTCAAGTTGTGTTATCTTACTTATATTGGTGATACGtacaaattatatttaattttacCACATTTTAAAGCTCTGACACTCAATACCAATGACATTTAAGTTCATCTTACTAACGGCAAAAAGGGAAAAGGCCAGGCACACTCTGTTAATAGATTTTAATGTGTTGTAGTCAAATAAGATATATTTCGATcttaatgaatgtgtgtgatgtACAACATGTGAAATACTGCAATTATGCCAATTATTTGAAATCCTtctatttgcatattttcttttcagtggTAGTTTTACTAGATTTACTAAAATTCTGACCCTAGCTTGCTTGACTAATCGTACATGTTCAGTTTTCTAGTTTTCTTGTGATTAACTTTTTTGACAATTAAGCAATTTTTATACTTACACACAAGAAAGACTTACAAAACGGGCACTGTCACAAGATATGTCTAACCACGACAGAGATGCTTGACCAAATCGAGAGTTGGACTGCTGCTGATCAGGCAGTTCCAGGCTctataaaagcagcagcagcttcaggctCCTCTGAGAACTGACAGAACAACACAGGTTAGTGGTTTTTGTGTGGTTATGCCTCCATAATTTGCTTTTACTTAAAATTACATAAATGTTGTGActttgttaatgttaatgtttttacaTAATGATAAttatcaaggatttttgccctCTATCTTTATGCAAAGGGGGCAAAGTTTTGGAACTCCTCTTGATCATTCATAAAGAAAAGCTTTACAGTGTTATTTGATCAAAATACATGGTAATCACAGGAGAGGCTATGGAAGTTGTCTTGTAACAGTGTTATAACTGTAGTAATTGTAAGGGCAAGGCATGGCAGCTTTTTTAT contains:
- the xab2 gene encoding pre-mRNA-splicing factor SYF1; this translates as MPSLNGKPDVMFEDDDLPYEEEIIRNPYSVKCWMRYIEFKQSGQKSILNMIYERALKELPGSYKLWYNYLRERRKQVKGKGITEPGYEEVNNCHERALVFMHKMPRIWLDYCQFLVSQCKITRSRQTFDRALRALPVTQHPRVWPLYLRFVRNLPLPETAIRVYRRYLKLSPENAEEYIDYLRSVGRLDEAAVRLAAIVNDESFVSKEGKSNYQLWHELCDLISQNPDKVTSLNVGAIIRGGLTRFTDQLGKLWCSLADYYIRSGHFEKARDVYEEAILTVVTVRDFTQVFDSYAQFEESMIAAKMETTAEMGQDEDDDIDLELRLARFEQLIARRPLLLNSVLLRQNPHNVHEWHKRVKLYDGNPRQIINTYTEAVQTVDPMKATGKPHSLWVSFAKFYEENEQLDDARTIFEKATKVNYKQVDDLAAVWCEYGEMELRHENYEQALRILRKATAIPSKKAEYFDVSEPVQNRVYKSLKVWSMLADLEESLGTFQSTKAVYDRIIDLRIATPQIIINYAMFLEEHNYFEESFKAYERGIALFRWPNVYDIWNTYLTKFIDRYGGKKLERARDLFEQALDGCPAKFAKTIYLLYAKLEEGYGLARHAMAVYERATQAVESEERHHMFNIYIKRAAEIYGVTYTRAIYQKAIEVLPDEHSRDMCQRFADMESKLGEIDRARAIYSYCSQICDPRVTANFWQTWKEFEIRHGNEDTIREMLRIKRSVQATYNTQVNFMSSQMLKATTSSTGTVSDLAPGQMGIDDMKMLEQKAQQLAAEAEQDKPKLKEKILFVRSDTSRSELAELSKQANPDEIDIDDDDEDEDDEDQGPDEVQLEQKSVPTAVFGGLKDD